In the genome of Chelmon rostratus isolate fCheRos1 chromosome 12, fCheRos1.pri, whole genome shotgun sequence, the window GACAACAAAGATGTTCATGAAACACgctgtgatttttctctttattgagAATGTTTGAGTGAAAGAATTTGACAAACCTGCCACACTCTGCATCatgtattaaaaagaaagacaacagaaaaataccacagacaataaaatatgtagtAGGCAGCCAATgattcagcttcattttctattattataaAAGTCACAattcaaagcagaaataaactaGAGGATCAAAATAACACTTTACCACAGAATATACACTCAGTAACTGcagatatatatgtgtgtatatgtatttgtACGTTTCGGACGATGCatgagatgaagggatgagatCTGATGGCGAGGAAAGGCGAGCAggaaacagtcagtcagcatgtgtgcagttgGTGGACGGTCCCTTGTTTCTGAGGATCATCAGCAGAGAGAGTCCACAGCAGTACACCAGACTCTTCACTATCAGCACTGAGTACAGCAGCAAGAGCAGCTTCACCCTGCACTGAGACTGGaaggacactgacactgacactgacacacacacacacacacacacacacacacacacacacacacacacaggacagtttgaatgaaagctCAAAGGACCTTATTAAATACAACAAGTCAGGACCCCAACGAGCTCTTTAGGGGCCCTAAACTGGATCTGACGTCCTGTTTGATCAAAAACTAAATCTAGGagctaaagaggctaaaaagcagcgtagagctgcagagttggtgatgattctctgtggcTTCACAGCCACCAGAGACACCTTTCACTGTCCACAGAGTCATTCCACTCATTCTTCATATACAAGCATTTATAGTGGAGCTTGAACAGGTCATCCCCACAGTTTTTATAGCACCTCAGAGTCCTACATGTAGTTCAGCTGCCCTGAAACATGTGATCTGTCAGATTGTGCAGTGAAAGCTGTCTCAGTGGGATCAGTCGTGCTGTTGGACACTCTAACAGAATCAGGGAGTGTGAGCTGAAATCCTTCACTGATGAGCAGAAGGTGAACACACTGATATGCAGCcctgactgcagcagaacatTGGAGCTGTccatgcagagaggcagcaggtgatCTTACAGTCAGCTTGCTGCACAGCCGGCAGGTCTGTCGGCTCTCTCTCTGGAGGACgggaagctgctggagctggagcctcTGAAACAGAGAAGGAGTCAAATGtttggagcagcagtgagaaatgtccgtcctctgctcctctgctctctgtgacgGCGTCTCCACATGAAGCTCCATCACTGCTCAACACACTCACCGAGCCTTCATTACCTGGTACTGGTGGGGCCTCCGCTTTGCCCCCCTCGTGCTGGACGTAGCAGATGTAATTAAATGTGCTGTTCTCCGGCTGATGGATCAGCAAGATGGCGGCGGCGCGTCCCGactctctgagctccagctgctctgtctcagcGGGGGGCGGCTCCTCCAGAGGACCGTTCTCCTTTCGTCTTTTCCAGGAGAACCGGACCACAGGGGGAAACATGGCCGAGGCCAGACACAGCAGGGCGCTCCGGCCCTCCAGGCGGGCTCCGGGCGCCGCCGGGTACACGCTCGCCACGGGCTTCGCTACCGGCTCATCTGGAGTTTGACGGCAGCCACGAgcgccacagacacacaattcacacagtcaacagcagcttccagcactgcactgcattcaGTCTGATCCTGGAAACTACATGGACTCTGATCACTAAACTGCTCATCAATACAGCACAAAGTTCACCACATGTACTGTGTTCACCTTCATATCAAACACAACGATCAGCTCATGTCATCAGAGGTTCtatgaggaacacacacaatgacGTATCTGCAAGttctacatttcaaaataagatcagaataatttcacattaattattattactgataatatattagaatataaaacaatataatatattgaTGAAATTTGGTTTGATAGAATGAAGAAaagtttttctctgtcagaatgaCAACTGTCATGTTGATGATTACAAGATATGaagaatattatatatttatcacCACATACTTCAATCtaatcattaaaaaatacatcaataatttcagatctttttctgaacactttcagcttttatacagaatttaaatgatttgttcagACATGTCAAATGTGAACAGACTCCAATATAAAATActctcattaaaataaattaatgtcaAAATTTCTTGATGCttgaatgacattttttatttgaaaaaataattaatattataaaatataatacaataatattattaataataacaacaataatgcatttatttatcgGCGCCTTTCTGGACACTCAAGGTCACTTTACATCAAGTTGTGttacagtataatatataaACTATAATAATGTAGTATACAATAATATATACTTtaatatataatgtaaaatatgtacactttttagtacaaaatatttatcattatatattttcgaatatattttaattttcaatttttcaAATTATATTCAACATCATTtactatttatatttatattcaatgttttttttaggatacaaatatttgaatgtgtgaCACTTTATAATAAATTATCCTCTATGATCGatagaaatataaatattagcAGCCATAAATTAATTGTGTTGTATAAAATTAATTCTCACATCATattcagtgtctgtttgtctttatgtttaAATAAATCTTCCACTAAAAGACATATGTACCAtcatataaatacagttttcatgAGGTCAATTTCACCATTTAAAAAGTACTTGTTACTTATCCAATACAACTTATTTAAAGTCATCAGCTTTTCAAAGTACATTTACAGACATTAATTCAGTTtggtttttcatattttatcttgAAGCTGAATGACTGAGATGATCAAATACTGAATATCTGTAACATTGTCAATATCATACTTTTTCTATAGAAATCAGTTGAAgtcctgcagaaataaagaataacttcagttgttctgtgagatttaaacatcttttcaggAATTATGAACCTTTTTATGCAACAAAAGCTGCACGGCTGCAAGAATTCTCTGCTAATTATGAACAAACTAACATGTgaactcattaaaaacacattttcaacttgttgaaggaaaatgaatgtttgttctTACCTGTTACATACAGTTTAGTTCCAGAGCCAAAGAAGCGGTAGCTGTTTCCtcccacagtgaaacagagtgATACAAAAAGCTGTCTGCTGTTGAATGTGTCAGCTGAGCTGAACGAGTCCAAATGATGAACCAGGATCAGATTTCAGCTCCATCATGTGTTTCTCTAATGTTCTTCATCATGACTGTCTCTTCTTCTACTGTCTGTTcagacacaccagcagtgtTGCTCTATGGATGCTAATGTCTGTCGGTCCACTGCTGTAGTCCAGATGGATTGGACCTGGACCACAGGACGGACGGAGGGATTGATGTGAAATTTTGTTCAGACATTcttggtccccagaggatgaacctcgTGAACTTTGTTGATTCTGACTGTtgatctagcgccaccagcagaTCAACATTTTagcttcagactgaaatatctcagctattggatggattaccatttAATGTGGTCCAGACATTCAggttcccctgaggatgaactgtagtgactctggtgatcctctgacttttcatctagcgccatcatcaggtcaacatttgaatttgtccaatactttgtttgatgaccaaatacctgcagaactaaagaCGTTCACCTGGAAGTTGCTCGACGTCGTCACTGATTCAtgttcttcatgtgtgtttccagtctgtcGATAATATCGTCATCCTAATTTTACatgttattgttgtgttgttttgttcttttctggacaaatgacatttatttcatgtgtatAAGAAAACCTTGAGAGACTTTTGTTTGCCTTGTCAACTCGATTACTTCCAGTTGTGCCAGGACGCTAAGATATTCTCACGAACACTAACCAAGATTTTTGACCATGAGTCACCAGCTCATGAAGCCTTCCGTGTGCTGCTGCGCGTAAAGCAAGGTCATCGCCGAGTAATAGATTACGCCGTTGACTTTCGCCAACTCGCTGCAGACAGCGGATGGAACGGACTTGCACTTAATGATGCCTTTGTCCATGGACTTTCCATTGCATTGAAGGACCAGCTGGCCCCCCTCGACCTGCCTCCTGATTTGGAAGCCATCATCTCCATGGCCATCCgccatgagagagagagggatcaCCGAAGAGAGAGTGGGCAAAATTGGGCGTCCAAGAGCAGGGCGTTGGTGAGCCAAATGCCAGACGAGCAAAATCCTCCTCGCACACTCACGCAGGTAACCTTGCATATTAATGACCGCATGGTTAATCTGAAAGCTTTGATAGACTCTGGGGCTGATGGCAGCTTTATGGACTGGCAAATCACCAGGGACAAAGAAATAGGGGTTAAAAAACTGGCTCAACCCACAAATGCTAGCGTACGCATACATGGTCTCCCTAAAGACATTGTTTCGGACAGAGGTCCACAGTTTGTTTCATGCTTTTGGAAGGAGTTTTCTCACATCATAGGAGCCACAGTTAGCTTGACATCCGGTTATCATCCAGAAGCTAAAGGACAAACTGAACGAATGATTCAGGAACTCGAAACCTGCCTTCGCTGCTTGGTCTCACAAAACCAGACGTCATGGAGCGACCACTTGACGTGGATCGAGTACGCCCACAAGACCCTCGCTTCTACAGCTACTGGTATGTCCCCTTTTCATGTTGTTTATGGTTATCAACCTCCACTATTCCAAGTCAATGAACAGGAAGTAGCTGTCCCATCAGCCCACGCTCTGGCGAGACGGTGTCATcgcacagcagctgcacactCCATGCTATTGTGCAATCAGGCACGAATGAAAGCAGCGGCCTCACATCGCAGGGCAGCTCCTCAGTACACCCAGGGGCAAAGAGTCTGGTTGTCTACTCGGGATCTCCCTCTCCACGTTCATGCGAGAAGTGTTAGTCAAGTGTCAAAGCAGGAGCAGTCAAaagtcaagtgttttgtcttcTCCAGACAAATTAAACGTAATGTCCGGAAAATGCTCCTGTCATGTCTGttaatctgtttgtttcactagTGTCAAGTTTTGtctcacacttcctgttttattgtgaaaccctgactctcctctcgtttAAGAACCCTggcttcctggtgtgtttcccgcctgtctgattgtctgccccgccctgattgtctccacctgttgtatatatagtctgcgtctccccttgtcctgtgccagattgtcttgtaaCCTCGGTGTTTCATGTCACTCCAGGGTTTCGACCTTGTTAAgtgtcatgtttttgatttcCTAGT includes:
- the LOC121615138 gene encoding immunoglobulin lambda-1 light chain-like, with amino-acid sequence MLLLPAAALCCLCSVLVAMAAELIQDDLTLTRRVGEKVSFSCRGTQQCSSDAVFWVQKKDTETFRAILIIYRSSGHVYSGFNHPQKDDFSAVNKQDGCELVIQTVKLLHSASYYCSCWISDNIFGSGTKLYVTDEPVAKPVASVYPAAPGARLEGRSALLCLASAMFPPVVRFSWKRRKENGPLEEPPPAETEQLELRESGRAAAILLIHQPENSTFNYICYVQHEGGKAEAPPVPEAPAPAASRPPEREPTDLPAVQQADLSVSVSVSFQSQCRVKLLLLLYSVLIVKSLVYCCGLSLLMILRNKGPSTNCTHAD